In Janibacter cremeus, a genomic segment contains:
- a CDS encoding type Z 30S ribosomal protein S14 — MAKTALINKANKKPKFKVRGYTRCQRCGRPHSVYRKFGLCRVCLRDMAHRGELPGVTKSSW, encoded by the coding sequence ATGGCCAAGACCGCCCTGATCAACAAGGCGAACAAGAAGCCGAAGTTCAAGGTCCGCGGGTACACCCGGTGCCAGCGCTGCGGCCGGCCGCACTCGGTCTACCGCAAGTTCGGCCTGTGCCGCGTGTGCCTTCGCGACATGGCGCACCGCGGTGAGCTTCCCGGCGTGACCAAGTCCAGCTGGTAA
- the rplE gene encoding 50S ribosomal protein L5: MTDTMTSTTIPRLKTKYAETVVSSLEEQFGYTNPMQVPRVVKVVVNMGVGDAAKDSKLIEGAIRDLTAITGQKPQVTKARKSIAQFKLREGMPIGTHTTLRGARMWEFLDRLTSVALPRIRDFRGLNPKQFDGNGNYTFGLTEQSMFHEINQDKIDRVRGMDITVVTTATNDDEGRALLKALGFPFKEN; this comes from the coding sequence ATGACTGACACCATGACCAGCACCACGATCCCGCGACTGAAGACCAAGTACGCCGAGACGGTCGTCTCCTCGCTGGAGGAGCAGTTCGGCTACACCAACCCGATGCAGGTTCCCCGCGTCGTCAAGGTCGTCGTGAACATGGGCGTCGGTGACGCCGCCAAGGACAGCAAGCTGATCGAGGGCGCCATCCGCGACCTGACCGCCATCACCGGTCAGAAGCCGCAGGTGACCAAGGCCCGCAAGTCCATCGCGCAGTTCAAGCTGCGTGAGGGCATGCCGATCGGTACGCACACCACCCTGCGTGGCGCGCGCATGTGGGAGTTCCTCGACCGGCTCACGTCGGTCGCGCTGCCCCGCATCCGTGACTTCCGTGGCCTGAACCCCAAGCAGTTCGACGGCAACGGCAACTACACCTTCGGTCTGACCGAGCAGTCGATGTTCCACGAGATCAACCAGGACAAGATCGACCGCGTCCGCGGCATGGACATCACCGTGGTCACGACCGCGACGAATGACGACGAGGGCCGCGCGCTGCTGAAGGCGCTGGGCTTCCCCTTCAAGGAGAACTGA
- the rplX gene encoding 50S ribosomal protein L24, which produces MSKLKIKKGDLVQVLSGKDKGLQGKVISVNTETQRVVVEGVQRVTRHTKAGMGGQAGGLVVTEAPIHVSNVAIVDPEDNKPTRVKTRVESVERDGRTKASRTRVAVRSGKDL; this is translated from the coding sequence ATGAGCAAGCTCAAGATCAAGAAGGGCGACCTCGTCCAGGTCCTGTCCGGCAAGGACAAGGGTCTTCAGGGCAAGGTCATCTCGGTCAACACCGAGACCCAGCGCGTCGTGGTCGAGGGTGTCCAGCGGGTCACCCGCCACACCAAGGCCGGCATGGGCGGCCAGGCCGGTGGCCTGGTCGTCACCGAGGCGCCGATCCACGTGAGCAACGTGGCCATCGTCGACCCCGAGGACAACAAGCCGACCCGCGTCAAGACCCGCGTCGAGTCCGTCGAGCGCGACGGGCGCACCAAGGCGAGCCGCACCCGCGTCGCGGTGCGCTCGGGCAAGGACCTCTGA
- the rplN gene encoding 50S ribosomal protein L14, translated as MIQQESRLRVADNTGAKEILCIRVLGGSGRRYAGVGDTIVATVKDAIPGGNVKKGDIVKAVIVRTTKESRRVDGSYIKFDENAAVILKADGEPRGTRIFGPVGRELRDKKFMKIVSLAPEVI; from the coding sequence GTGATCCAGCAGGAGTCGCGACTGCGCGTCGCCGACAACACCGGTGCCAAGGAGATCTTGTGCATCCGCGTGCTCGGTGGCTCCGGCCGCCGGTACGCCGGCGTCGGCGACACCATCGTCGCCACCGTCAAGGACGCCATCCCGGGCGGCAACGTCAAGAAGGGCGACATCGTCAAGGCGGTCATCGTCCGCACGACCAAGGAGAGCCGCCGCGTCGACGGTTCGTACATCAAGTTCGACGAGAACGCTGCCGTCATCCTCAAGGCTGATGGCGAGCCGCGCGGGACGCGCATCTTCGGGCCGGTCGGTCGCGAGCTTCGCGACAAGAAGTTCATGAAGATCGTCTCGCTCGCACCGGAGGTGATCTGA
- the rpsQ gene encoding 30S ribosomal protein S17 — protein sequence MTTRNDRKTRRGYVVSDKMDKTVVVEVEDRVKHALYGKVMRRTEKVKAHDEQNTAGIGDHVLIMETRPLSASKRWRLVEILEKAK from the coding sequence GTGACCACCCGTAACGACCGCAAGACGCGGCGCGGATACGTCGTCAGCGACAAGATGGACAAGACCGTCGTCGTCGAGGTCGAGGACCGCGTCAAGCACGCCCTGTACGGCAAGGTCATGCGCCGGACCGAGAAGGTCAAGGCGCACGACGAGCAGAACACCGCCGGCATCGGCGACCACGTGCTCATCATGGAGACCCGGCCGCTGTCGGCCAGCAAGCGCTGGCGTCTGGTCGAGATCCTGGAGAAGGCCAAGTAA
- the rpmC gene encoding 50S ribosomal protein L29 — MAVGSKDLTPADLRELTDDRLVDELRKGKEELFNLRFQSATGQLDNHGRLRAVRKDIARIYTEMRERELGIGTSIGSTSTGSGEAK; from the coding sequence ATGGCAGTCGGATCGAAGGACCTGACCCCGGCGGACCTGCGTGAGCTGACCGATGACCGTCTGGTCGACGAGCTGCGCAAGGGCAAGGAGGAGCTGTTCAACCTCCGCTTCCAGTCGGCGACCGGCCAGCTGGACAACCACGGGCGGCTGCGTGCGGTCCGCAAGGACATCGCCCGGATCTACACCGAGATGCGCGAGCGGGAGCTGGGAATTGGAACCAGTATCGGTTCCACCTCGACGGGTTCCGGTGAGGCGAAGTGA
- the rplP gene encoding 50S ribosomal protein L16 yields MLIPRRVKHRKQHHPKRSGMSKGGTAVSFGDYGLQALDPAYVTNRQIEAARIAMTRYMKRGGKVWINIYPDRPLTKKPAETRMGSGKGSPEWWVANVKPGRIMFEISGVDEDVAREAMRLAMHKLPMKCRFVAREGGDN; encoded by the coding sequence ATGTTGATCCCCCGACGGGTCAAGCACCGCAAGCAGCACCACCCGAAGCGCTCGGGCATGTCGAAGGGCGGCACCGCCGTCTCCTTCGGTGACTACGGCCTCCAGGCGCTGGACCCGGCCTACGTCACGAACCGTCAGATCGAGGCGGCTCGTATTGCCATGACGCGTTACATGAAGCGTGGCGGCAAGGTCTGGATCAACATCTACCCAGACCGTCCGCTGACCAAGAAGCCGGCTGAGACCCGCATGGGTTCCGGTAAGGGCTCCCCCGAGTGGTGGGTGGCCAACGTCAAGCCGGGCCGGATCATGTTCGAGATCTCCGGTGTCGACGAGGACGTTGCGCGCGAGGCGATGCGCCTGGCGATGCACAAGTTGCCGATGAAGTGCCGCTTCGTCGCGCGTGAGGGTGGTGACAACTGA
- the rpsC gene encoding 30S ribosomal protein S3 — MGQKINPHGFRLGITNDHKSRWFADSSKEGQRYRDYVKEDVAIRKLLSTGMERAGIARVEIERTRDRVRVDIHTARPGIVIGRRGAEADRIRGELEKLTGKQVQLNILEVKNPEIEAQLVAQGIAEQLAARVTFRRAMRKGMQSSLRAGAKGIRIQCSGRLGGAEMSRSEFYREGRVPLHTLRANIDYGFYEARTTFGRIGVKVWIYKGDMTEKEFAAQQASAAPRGRGPRRDRDDRPARARRGGDRSKDAPAQAAAPAEAPAAEAPAKTEGES, encoded by the coding sequence ATGGGTCAGAAGATCAACCCGCACGGCTTCCGTCTGGGCATCACCAACGACCACAAGAGCCGCTGGTTCGCCGACTCCAGCAAGGAGGGTCAGCGTTACCGCGACTACGTCAAGGAGGACGTGGCGATCCGCAAGCTCCTGTCCACGGGCATGGAGCGCGCCGGGATCGCCCGCGTCGAGATCGAGCGCACCCGGGACCGCGTGCGGGTGGACATCCACACCGCGCGTCCGGGCATCGTCATCGGTCGCCGTGGCGCCGAGGCGGACCGCATCCGCGGTGAGCTCGAGAAGCTCACCGGCAAGCAGGTCCAGCTGAACATCCTCGAGGTGAAGAACCCCGAGATCGAGGCCCAGCTCGTCGCCCAGGGCATCGCCGAGCAGCTCGCTGCTCGCGTCACCTTCCGTCGCGCCATGCGCAAGGGGATGCAGTCCTCCCTTCGCGCCGGCGCCAAGGGCATCCGGATCCAGTGCTCCGGTCGCCTCGGTGGTGCCGAGATGTCCCGCTCCGAGTTCTACCGCGAGGGCCGCGTGCCGCTGCACACCCTCCGCGCGAACATCGACTACGGCTTCTACGAGGCCCGCACGACCTTCGGCCGCATCGGCGTCAAGGTCTGGATCTACAAGGGCGACATGACCGAGAAGGAGTTCGCGGCCCAGCAGGCGTCCGCTGCTCCCCGTGGTCGTGGCCCGCGTCGCGACCGCGACGACCGTCCCGCCCGCGCCCGGCGTGGTGGCGACCGCAGCAAGGACGCGCCGGCCCAGGCCGCCGCTCCGGCTGAGGCACCCGCCGCCGAGGCTCCGGCCAAGACCGAGGGAGAGTCCTGA
- the rplV gene encoding 50S ribosomal protein L22, which produces MVARASARHVRITPMKARRVVDLIRGKDTRTAIATLQFAPQGAAEQTLKVLQSAIANLRVKADEVGEPFDERNLIITSAYVDEGPTMKRFRPRAQGRAGRINKRTSHITVLVTSKPEKAAKGGAR; this is translated from the coding sequence CTGGTCGCCCGGGCCTCCGCACGCCACGTGCGCATCACGCCGATGAAGGCGCGCCGCGTCGTCGACCTGATCCGCGGGAAGGACACCCGGACCGCGATCGCCACGCTCCAGTTCGCCCCCCAGGGTGCGGCCGAGCAGACCCTGAAGGTGCTGCAGAGCGCGATCGCCAACCTGCGCGTCAAGGCCGACGAGGTGGGGGAGCCGTTCGACGAGCGCAACCTCATCATCACCTCGGCCTACGTCGACGAGGGTCCGACGATGAAGCGTTTCCGTCCGCGGGCCCAGGGCCGCGCCGGCCGGATCAACAAGCGCACCAGCCACATCACCGTGCTCGTGACGAGCAAGCCTGAGAAGGCCGCGAAGGGAGGGGCCCGCTGA
- the rpsS gene encoding 30S ribosomal protein S19 translates to MPRSLKKGPFIDDHLQKKVDAQNEAGSKNVIKTWSRRSVISPDMLGHTLAVHDGRKHVPVFVTEAMVGHKLGEFAPTRTFRGHVKDDKKGRRR, encoded by the coding sequence ATGCCTCGTAGTTTGAAGAAGGGCCCCTTCATCGACGACCACCTCCAGAAGAAGGTGGACGCTCAGAACGAAGCGGGCAGCAAGAACGTCATCAAGACCTGGTCGCGTCGTTCGGTGATCTCGCCGGACATGCTCGGCCACACTCTCGCCGTGCACGACGGCCGCAAGCACGTCCCGGTGTTCGTCACCGAGGCGATGGTCGGCCACAAGCTCGGTGAGTTCGCCCCGACCCGCACCTTCCGCGGCCACGTGAAGGACGACAAGAAGGGACGTCGTCGCTGA
- the rplB gene encoding 50S ribosomal protein L2, which produces MGIRKYKPTTPGRRASSVADFVEVTRETPEKSLVRPLSKSGGRNASGRITSRHIGGGHKRAYRVIDFRRHDKDGVPAKVAHIEYDPNRTARIALLHYADGEKRYILAPNKLGQGSAVENGPAADIKVGNNLPLRNIPNGTTIHAVELRPGGGAKLARSAGVSIQLLAKEGQLATLRMPSGEVRRVDARCRATIGQVGNAEQTNIRWGKAGRMRWKGKRPTVRGVVMNPVDHPHGGGEGRTSGGRHPVSPWGQPEGRTRRPGKASDKLIVRRRRTGKKR; this is translated from the coding sequence ATGGGTATCCGCAAGTACAAGCCGACCACTCCCGGTCGCCGCGCCAGCTCCGTCGCAGACTTCGTCGAGGTCACGCGTGAGACGCCGGAGAAGTCGCTGGTCCGTCCGCTGAGCAAGTCCGGTGGCCGCAACGCCTCCGGTCGCATCACCAGCCGTCACATCGGTGGTGGCCACAAGCGTGCCTACCGCGTCATCGACTTCCGTCGCCACGACAAGGACGGCGTCCCCGCGAAGGTCGCGCACATCGAGTACGACCCGAACCGCACCGCCCGCATCGCGCTGCTGCACTACGCCGACGGGGAGAAGCGCTACATCCTGGCGCCGAACAAGCTCGGTCAGGGTTCGGCCGTCGAGAACGGCCCCGCCGCTGACATCAAGGTCGGCAACAACCTGCCGCTGCGCAACATCCCGAACGGTACGACCATCCACGCGGTCGAGCTGCGTCCGGGAGGCGGCGCCAAGCTGGCCCGCTCCGCCGGCGTCAGCATCCAGCTGCTGGCCAAGGAGGGACAGCTCGCGACGCTGCGCATGCCCTCCGGTGAGGTCCGCCGCGTCGACGCGCGCTGCCGCGCCACGATCGGTCAGGTCGGCAATGCCGAGCAGACCAACATCCGTTGGGGCAAGGCCGGCCGCATGCGGTGGAAGGGCAAGCGCCCCACCGTCCGCGGTGTCGTGATGAACCCGGTCGACCACCCGCACGGTGGTGGCGAGGGCCGCACATCCGGCGGTCGTCACCCCGTCTCGCCCTGGGGCCAGCCCGAGGGTCGTACCCGGCGTCCCGGCAAGGCGAGCGACAAGCTCATCGTCCGTCGCCGCCGCACCGGCAAGAAGCGCTGA
- the rplW gene encoding 50S ribosomal protein L23: MSQISSASQTKDPRDILIRPVVSEKSYGLLDDGKYTFIVDPRANKTEIKIAVEQIFDVKVDSVHTMNRVGKARRTRFGTGKRKDTKRAIVTLREGTIDIFGGQG, encoded by the coding sequence GTGAGCCAGATCAGTTCTGCGTCCCAGACCAAGGACCCGCGCGACATCCTCATCCGTCCCGTGGTGTCCGAGAAGTCCTACGGCCTGCTCGACGACGGGAAGTACACCTTCATCGTCGACCCGCGGGCGAACAAGACGGAGATCAAGATCGCCGTCGAGCAGATCTTCGACGTCAAGGTCGACTCCGTGCACACCATGAACCGAGTCGGCAAGGCCCGACGCACGCGGTTCGGCACCGGTAAGCGCAAGGACACGAAGCGCGCGATCGTCACCCTCCGCGAGGGCACGATCGACATCTTCGGCGGCCAGGGCTGA
- the rplD gene encoding 50S ribosomal protein L4 translates to MPTIDIISPQGSASGTVELPAEVFDVEVNVPLIHQVVVAQQAAARRGTHKTKTRAEVRGGGIKPYRQKGTGRARQGSIRAPQFAGGGTVHGPQPRDYGQRTPKKMKAAALRGALSDRARHGRIHVLSTLVEGDTPSTKGVTSVLGGLTERKNLLVVIERGNETAWKSVRNLADVHVIFVDQLNTYDVLCADDIVFTQTALEGFLAPKTEGTAK, encoded by the coding sequence GTGCCGACCATCGACATCATCAGCCCGCAGGGCTCTGCCTCCGGCACCGTCGAGCTGCCCGCCGAGGTCTTCGACGTGGAGGTCAACGTCCCGTTGATCCACCAGGTCGTCGTCGCCCAGCAGGCCGCTGCCCGTCGGGGCACGCACAAGACCAAGACCCGCGCCGAGGTCCGCGGCGGTGGCATCAAGCCATACCGCCAGAAGGGGACCGGCCGCGCCCGTCAGGGGTCGATCCGTGCGCCGCAGTTCGCCGGTGGTGGCACCGTCCACGGCCCGCAGCCGCGTGACTACGGTCAGCGCACCCCCAAGAAGATGAAGGCCGCCGCCCTGCGCGGAGCCCTCTCGGACCGGGCGCGCCACGGCCGCATCCACGTCCTCAGCACGCTGGTCGAGGGCGACACCCCGTCGACGAAGGGCGTCACGTCCGTCCTCGGCGGTCTCACCGAGCGCAAGAACCTGCTCGTCGTGATCGAGCGCGGCAACGAGACCGCGTGGAAGTCGGTGCGCAACCTCGCCGACGTCCACGTCATCTTCGTCGACCAGCTCAACACCTACGACGTGCTCTGCGCCGACGACATCGTCTTCACCCAGACGGCGCTCGAGGGCTTCCTCGCGCCCAAGACAGAGGGGACTGCCAAGTGA
- the rplC gene encoding 50S ribosomal protein L3, with the protein MTTTMTKTVKGVLGEKLGMTQVWDEENRLVPVTVVQAGPCVVTQIRTTETDGYEAVQLAYGAIDPRKVNQPTSGHFAKAGATPRRHLVELRTSDASEYTLGQEVTVELFEAGQEIDITGTTKGKGFAGVMKRHGFAGVSASHGAHRNHRKPGSIGGCATPGRVFKGKHMAGRMGGERQTTQNLTIHAIDADKGLLLIKGAVPGARGGIVLVRASAKGA; encoded by the coding sequence ATGACCACCACCATGACCAAGACCGTCAAGGGCGTCCTCGGCGAGAAGCTCGGCATGACGCAGGTCTGGGACGAGGAGAACCGCCTCGTCCCCGTGACCGTCGTCCAGGCCGGGCCCTGCGTCGTCACCCAGATCCGCACGACCGAGACCGACGGCTACGAGGCCGTCCAGCTCGCCTACGGCGCGATCGACCCCCGCAAGGTCAACCAGCCCACCAGCGGTCACTTCGCCAAGGCCGGTGCCACCCCGCGCCGTCACCTCGTCGAGCTGCGCACGAGCGACGCCTCCGAGTACACCCTCGGCCAGGAAGTCACCGTCGAGCTCTTCGAGGCCGGCCAGGAGATCGACATCACCGGCACGACCAAGGGCAAGGGCTTCGCGGGCGTCATGAAGCGCCACGGGTTCGCCGGTGTCAGCGCCTCCCACGGTGCGCACCGCAACCACCGCAAGCCCGGCTCGATCGGTGGCTGCGCCACCCCGGGTCGCGTCTTCAAGGGGAAGCACATGGCCGGCCGCATGGGCGGCGAGCGCCAGACCACCCAGAACCTCACGATCCACGCGATCGACGCCGACAAGGGCCTCCTGCTCATCAAGGGCGCCGTCCCCGGCGCCCGCGGTGGCATCGTCCTCGTCCGCGCCTCAGCGAAGGGAGCCTGA
- the rpsJ gene encoding 30S ribosomal protein S10, whose protein sequence is MAGQKIRIRLKSYDHEVIDNSARKIVDTVTRAGATVIGPVPLPTEKNVFCVIRSPHKYKDSREHFEMRTHKRLIDIIDPTPKAVDSLMRLDLPADVNIEIKL, encoded by the coding sequence ATGGCGGGACAGAAGATCCGCATCCGGTTGAAGTCGTATGACCACGAGGTCATCGACAACTCGGCGCGAAAGATCGTCGACACCGTGACCCGTGCCGGCGCGACGGTTATCGGCCCCGTGCCGCTGCCGACGGAGAAGAACGTGTTCTGCGTCATCCGGTCGCCGCACAAGTACAAGGACAGCCGCGAGCACTTCGAGATGCGCACCCACAAGCGCCTCATCGACATCATCGACCCGACGCCCAAGGCCGTCGACTCGCTGATGCGTCTCGACCTCCCGGCTGACGTCAACATCGAGATCAAGCTCTGA
- a CDS encoding YihY/virulence factor BrkB family protein produces the protein MATEVPTPETGGDVVVSSELPERAPLRKLPLRHWIFAGKRALKEFTSDGCTDLAAALTYFSVLSIFPAMLALVSILGVVGEPEQTKKTVLDVIGQLTQGNGGKAIETISGPLDQMVNSSAAGIGLVIGLGGALWTASGYVGAFGRALNRVYGVAEGRGFIKLRPARLGITAVLLILAAFSVLAIAVSGDLARVIGETIGLGEAAVTAWNLAKWPVLLLIAIFMTGLLYFATPNVKRPFRWLSPGAALAIIVAIIASIGFFFYVSNFASYNATYGSLAGVIIFLLWLWILNNVLLFGAEFDAELERSRQLRVGEAAEGGLVLPVRDSTKSDAAAKKYEADLEQARSLRIKGLHDYGKSAADLADEEIRRD, from the coding sequence ATGGCCACCGAGGTCCCCACCCCCGAGACGGGGGGTGATGTCGTCGTCAGCTCCGAGCTGCCCGAGCGCGCACCCCTGCGCAAGCTGCCCCTGCGTCACTGGATCTTCGCGGGCAAGCGGGCGCTGAAGGAGTTCACCAGCGACGGGTGCACGGACCTCGCGGCGGCCCTGACCTATTTCTCGGTGCTCTCGATCTTCCCGGCGATGCTGGCCCTGGTCTCCATCCTCGGCGTGGTCGGCGAGCCGGAGCAGACGAAGAAGACCGTCCTGGACGTCATCGGACAGCTCACCCAGGGCAACGGCGGCAAGGCCATCGAGACGATCTCCGGCCCGTTGGATCAGATGGTCAACTCCTCGGCAGCCGGCATCGGTCTCGTCATCGGTCTCGGTGGTGCCCTGTGGACGGCCTCCGGGTACGTCGGCGCCTTCGGCCGTGCGCTGAACCGGGTGTACGGCGTGGCGGAGGGCCGTGGCTTCATCAAGTTGCGTCCCGCCCGGCTGGGCATCACGGCCGTGCTGCTGATTCTGGCGGCCTTCTCCGTGCTGGCCATCGCCGTCAGTGGCGACCTGGCCCGCGTCATCGGCGAGACCATCGGTCTCGGGGAGGCTGCGGTCACGGCGTGGAACCTCGCGAAGTGGCCCGTCCTGCTGCTCATCGCGATCTTCATGACCGGCCTGCTCTACTTCGCGACGCCGAACGTCAAGCGTCCCTTCCGCTGGCTCAGCCCGGGGGCTGCGCTGGCGATCATCGTGGCGATCATCGCCTCGATCGGCTTCTTCTTCTACGTCTCGAACTTCGCCTCCTACAACGCGACCTACGGCTCGCTGGCCGGCGTCATCATCTTCCTGTTGTGGCTGTGGATCCTCAACAACGTGCTGCTTTTCGGAGCGGAGTTCGACGCCGAGCTCGAGCGCTCCCGGCAGCTGCGCGTCGGGGAGGCGGCCGAGGGGGGCCTGGTCCTCCCGGTGCGTGACTCGACGAAGTCCGACGCAGCGGCCAAGAAGTACGAGGCCGACCTCGAGCAGGCCCGCTCGCTACGGATCAAGGGGCTGCACGACTACGGCAAGTCCGCGGCCGATCTGGCCGACGAGGAGATCCGCCGGGACTGA
- a CDS encoding LuxR C-terminal-related transcriptional regulator, with the protein MPQPFPLAVWSSSPLHADSLVTVLQQAGERVGVIVEPNGAEGVLVATVETPGLGGVLRRRSRAGRQTIVWGGTLPVGRVAALRDAGASAYVSVLALPRELMDVVHRVRQGEDVPWPESGSEALTAREREAARAYLVTQAGCSRAEVAHGLGISERTLKVHIGRVRDKTGHVGTSTREGLRHELDMRGWL; encoded by the coding sequence ATGCCCCAGCCCTTTCCGCTCGCCGTCTGGTCCTCGTCCCCGCTGCACGCGGACTCACTGGTGACCGTCCTGCAGCAGGCGGGGGAGCGGGTCGGCGTCATCGTCGAGCCCAATGGTGCCGAGGGGGTCCTCGTGGCCACCGTCGAGACTCCCGGGCTGGGAGGCGTCCTCCGTCGTCGTTCCCGGGCGGGGCGGCAGACGATCGTCTGGGGCGGCACGCTGCCGGTGGGCCGGGTCGCGGCACTCCGGGACGCCGGAGCGAGCGCCTACGTGAGCGTGCTCGCTCTGCCGCGGGAGCTCATGGACGTGGTGCATCGGGTCCGGCAGGGCGAGGACGTGCCGTGGCCGGAGTCGGGGTCGGAGGCACTGACGGCTCGGGAGCGCGAGGCAGCACGTGCATACCTCGTCACGCAGGCGGGGTGCTCCAGGGCCGAGGTGGCGCATGGCCTTGGCATCAGCGAGCGGACGTTGAAGGTACACATCGGCCGGGTTCGGGACAAGACGGGTCACGTGGGGACCTCCACCAGGGAGGGACTGCGCCACGAATTGGACATGCGTGGGTGGCTCTGA
- a CDS encoding helix-turn-helix transcriptional regulator, whose protein sequence is MTTPPRVDLVHTSPVVTTALRHELRSGPAPVRVDTTVHSWSDFRREWDFAGDVVVLHALLDDHVPLPLKIRALHRLGSVAVVLGPERESPFARRCGAQGAGAWIEPTNGLVATARTIRQVASGTVPEHARTAPAAPGQAELTDRELQVLCLFASARGHSPADLGRVLSLRTETVRSHLERGRARYRAFGRPTHDRAALRAALVEDGWLLDPVVWTAAARG, encoded by the coding sequence ATGACCACCCCACCGCGCGTCGACCTGGTGCACACGTCACCCGTGGTGACGACAGCCCTGCGTCACGAGCTACGCAGCGGTCCGGCCCCGGTGCGCGTGGATACCACGGTGCACTCGTGGTCGGACTTCCGCAGGGAGTGGGACTTCGCCGGCGATGTCGTCGTGCTCCACGCACTCCTCGACGACCACGTGCCGCTCCCGCTGAAGATCCGGGCGCTGCACCGACTCGGCTCCGTTGCCGTCGTCCTCGGACCGGAGCGGGAGTCCCCCTTCGCCCGACGATGCGGAGCGCAGGGTGCCGGCGCGTGGATCGAGCCGACCAACGGACTGGTCGCGACCGCCCGCACGATCCGCCAGGTGGCCTCCGGCACCGTCCCCGAGCACGCGCGGACCGCCCCCGCTGCCCCGGGTCAGGCCGAGCTCACCGACCGGGAGCTGCAGGTGCTCTGCCTCTTCGCCTCCGCCCGAGGGCACTCCCCCGCCGATCTGGGCCGGGTACTCTCCCTGCGCACCGAGACCGTGCGCAGCCACCTCGAGCGGGGTCGCGCCCGGTACCGGGCGTTCGGCCGCCCCACGCATGACCGTGCGGCCCTGCGGGCTGCTCTCGTCGAGGATGGCTGGCTCCTCGACCCGGTCGTGTGGACGGCCGCCGCCCGCGGCTGA